ATGGAACTCGGCGATAACACGGGCGCCGGGCTTTCGGGCCTGAATTTCGTATCGATCGGGCACGAGAAATCGGACCTGGACACGATCATCCGGTTTTTCCGGGATACGCGGCGCGACCAGCTTCAGCGCGGCGTGGACATCGCCTTCTACCACTCGATGCGGCGCATCGTTCAGTCGATGCGCGTGTTTCCGCTGCACATCCGGCGCAACTTCGTTCGCCCGATTATCGAGCGCATTCCTTGCACGTTTTATCTTTCGAACCTCGGCACCGTTTGGCCGAAGATCGTCGACGGCCGGCAGACGCTCGAATCGGAGATCGTGGACGTGGGCGATTTTTCGATCAGCGACATGCACTCGTCCGCGTCGATCGCGCGCAACCTCGGCCTTGGCCTCACGGTGCGCGCGCACAACAACCGCTTCTACATGAACTTCGTCTGCGACCGCTTCCGCTTCGAACCGGACGAAGCCACGGACATCTGCAACCGGATCGTCAACGAGATCGTCAGCGCGGCGGGGTAGCGGCCGTCGTGCGGGACGCCCGGCACGGTGGATAAAACGCAATCCGCCCCCAGCGTGGCGCGGCGCGAGCGGCCGAGGGCCGCCGCGATGGCGCTGACGGTTGCCGTCGCGGCGAGTGCCGCGTTGCTCGCGGCGAGCGCGTGGATCCCGTGGCTTCGGCCTCGCGTCTTCTTCATTCCCAAGGCGTTCTACTTCTTCATGGAGTTCCTGTTCTGGTTTGGAACGACCAGCAACACACAAAACACTGTGCTCGCGATCGCCGTCGTCGCCGCGTGCGTCGCCCTGGGCCGCCGCCGTCGCCGTGGTGAAGGCGGCGTGGCGGAAAAGGCGTTCTGGATCCTCGCCGCGTTCCTTGCGCTTATCGCGCAGGCGTACATCGTCGCGTTCGCCGCGCTCGCGTGGCTTCCACTTTTTGCGGGATATCTCGCGGTGGCCGCGTGGGTCTTCCGATTCGTCGCGCGAGCACCGCACCGGCTCGGCGCACCGGGCGGCGAACCCGAAGCCCCGGCGCTTTCCCGACATCGAGCGAATTTCGCGGACATCCCCACGACGCACGTGCTGCTTTTCGTCGGCGCGCAGCTTTTTCTGGCGATGGTCACGGGGCGTTTCGGCGTGCCGATCGTGCAGGCGGTTTCGGAGATCGCGGCGCGCGGATCGGCTGATGCGCCGGCGGTCTATCGCCTGGCCGCGCTATTCGTGCTCGCCGTTCCGGCATTGCCGTTGTGGCGCTCGATCCGCGGTGAGCGTGGGCGGGCCCCGGTGCGCGCGCGCGCGGCGGTCGTCGCGGCCGCCTGCGTCGTCGTGATGACACTTGCGGTGCCGGCGGCCTGGGCGATGCCGTTTGCCGGCGCGGCCATCGTCGCCGTTGTGGCGGCGGGTCTGGCTCGCGCGGGTTTCGCGCCGATCGACTGGTTGTCGTTCGATCCGCGCCGCGCGTTCGCCGCCTTGCTGCCGCTATCGCTGGTGGCGTTTGTCGCATTCGGCGTCCATTACGCGGCGCGCATGTGGGATTGCGCGGACCGCGCCGCGCCCGGGCTCGGCGTCGTTCGCCTGACGCGCGACGCGGGCGCGTTCGATTTCGCGACGACCGCGGATGGAGACACGCTGATCGCCGCATTGCGCGAGTCGCGCCGCGTGATTGCGGTGCCCACCGGCGGCGGCACGGCGCGAACGATCCTCGACACGCGGCCATTCACCAAGGGTACGGGCGCGATCTTTTCGGGGGTCGAGCCGGAGACGATCCTTCGCGTCGGCGACGACCGCTTTTTGTTGTTGCTTGCCGTCTCCGACAATCACGACGACAACGACTTGCTGGTGCTGCGCGCCGACGGCACATCGGAGGGCCTGGTCGAACGATTGTCCGGCACCGGGATTTCCGAGATGGTGCGTGGACCCGGGACGCGCGTGTATGTTTCGATGGAGTTCGATAACGGCGTCTTCGTACTTTCGGCGGACGACCTGACGCTGCTCGACACGATCAGGTGGCCGCAGCCGGGCGGCGAGGCGACCGGCTGGCTTGCCGGCGAAGGCATCCTTTCGTGCGGCGTGGAGCCGAACAAGATTCTGGTGGACGACTCGGGCGAGACCATCTATTCGCTCGGCCTTTGGTGCGATCCGATGCTGCGTGCGCTTGATGTCGAAAACCGCCGCGAATCGGCGCGTGTTTTTGTCGGGACGCGAAGCTGGGACATGGCGATGGACGGGGTCCGCCGCAGGATTTACGTGCCGAAGTTCATCAGCGGACGCATGCTGGTCGTCGATACGAACCGCATGGAAATCGCCGAGGAATGGCCGGTCGGCTTTGGCATCCGCCCGGTCGCCGTCGACCCGTCGCGCGGGCGCGTCTACACCGCGTCGATGTACTCCGGCGAGGTTTTCGGCATCGATGCGGAAACCGGCGAACGCGTTTTTCGGCGGCGGATCGGCGGACACATCAAGGGGTTGCATCTCGACGAGGCGACCGGCGCCCTGTACACGGGTTGCGATTGCGGGGTATTCCGTATCGATCCTCATATCGGTGACACGGGTTCGTGATCGAACGTCGCCATCCCATCGTGCGTCGGCTGCGAATCGCGGCGGCGGCCGTGGTCGCGGGCGTTGCGCTTGTTGTCGCGGCCGATCTCCTATTACGCCTCAGCTCGCCCGTCTCGCGTGTCATCGACCACGCGATCGTTTTCGCGATCAACGCCGCCGGCACGGCGATGCTGGGCGAGGCCGATCTTGTGCCCGTGAGCGTCGCCGCGCTGTTCGCCTTGATTGTCTACCGGTTACGCACGCGCGCGCCGCGCGTGTGGGCGGTCACCCATTTTCTCGTTTCGGCGGTCGCGGCGATGTCGATCGCCATCTTCGTCGCGTTCGGATTTCTGATGGACCGCGCGCTTGCCGCCGCGTCGATCGCGGCGCTCGTCGTGTTCTTCCTTTCAAGCCGCCCCCCCGGCAATCTCACGGCCGGCGAGCGATCCGGCGTCCGCCGGCGCGCCTCGGCATTGGCGTTTGTCGTTTCGATCGTCAGTCTCGCCTATGGCTACCGCATCCACATCTCCGATCCGGAGGGCTACGCGATTCCGCGCTTCGCGCAGGCGCTTGGCTCGACGCGGCTCTGGACGTTCGGCCTTTTCGGCGCCATGACGGCGGCCGCGATGGCGTCGCTGGTCGCCGCACGTTTTGGCCGCAGATACGCGGGGCGCGCGCGCGCGATCGCCGCGGCCGAGGTCGCCGGCCTGGCAACGTTGGCGGCATTCGGCGCGCTTTTGCGCCCGACCGCGCCGATCGTCGCCGCGTGCGTCGCGATCGTCCCGCTCATCGCCGACGCGATGCGCGCGCACAGCCTGCCGGTCCTGCCGCGCATCACCTGGGATGCTCGCCGATGGCCGGCCGGGCTTGCCGCGCTGGCGTTGGCCGGAACGATCGGCCTGGCGCACGGATACGCGACGCGCGTATGGGTCTGCCCTCGCGACGCGCCGTATCTGGAACGCATCGCGAAAACGCCGCTGCTTTTCCGCATGGCGATGGCGCCTTCGGGAATGTACCTGTTGGCCGTCGCCCGCGAGGAAGGGCGCCTGCTGCGCGTGCGGACGAGCGCGCCGTTTGAGGTGGACGACGTCTCGTTGTCGCTGTACGAGGATTGGGCGGTCCGCGCGTGGGCGGAACATGTCGGCGGCGCGCCGGACCCCACGTTGCGGGTCGGCGTGATGGAAGACCTGATCGCGATGCCGGAGGAGGATCGCTTCCTTGCGACCTACATGCCCGCGACGCCGCTGTGGCCGCTGTTCCCCGAGCCCGGCGAGTATCGCAACATCATCATGGAGATCGATGGGGCCGCGGGGCGCCTTGCGTCGTATCGCGCGTGGCCGGATATGTGCTGGCTCAATCGCGTCCACTACGATTCGGCGCGCGGGCTTGTGATCGCGACGTGCGAGAACAAAGCGCGCCTTTTCACGGCGCCGCGCGACCTGAGCACATTCGAGACGCATGAATTGCCGTGGCGCGTCGGCGATATCCACGACATGGCCATCGCGCGCACCGGCGCCGGCTCGCGCTACTACACCTCCTCGCTGTGGATCAGCCCCTTATTGTCGGTGCTCGACGAGGCGTTCGCGCCGCTTCCGGAGGCGGCGCTCGTCGACGGCATGAGCTACGCCATCGAACGCGACCCGTTATCAGGCGATCTGTTCACGAGCCACTTCTACGCCGCGCGCGCGCTGCGGGTGGACGATGAGACCATGAAGGTGACGCACAGCTATCGCGCGGGCTTCGGCGCGCGCAATCTCGCCATCGACGAGACGCGACGCCGGCTCTTCGTCACCAGCAATTACGGGGGCTTCATTTCGGTTGTCGATCTCGACACAAACCGGCGCGCCGGGGTTGTCGATTCAGGCGGCTATGTCAAGGCGTTCGTGATCGATCGCGAGCGGAAATACGCGTGGTTCGGCTGTTTTTGCGGGCTGTATCGTCTCGATCTCGACAAGCTCGACGCCGCGCTCGGGGCGGCGCGATGAGCCGGGGCCGCGTCGCAATCCGGCTCGCGATCGCCCTGGCGCTTGCCGCGGTTGTCGCGTACGGCATGATCGCCGCTGTCGCCACCTTCGCGGTCGGTCCGGTCAATACGTACGATTTCTTCTTCATGCTCGGCCTGCGGCTTGGTGCGATCAGCCCCGCGCGAACGGTGCTGCCGTGGGTGGTGGCGCTCGACTGGTCACCGGATGGCCGATTCCTTTTCGCGTCCGGCTACTTCCGCCAAATCCTCGTGTTCGACGTGGCGGACGGAACGCTCGCGCGGCGCCTGGGCGGGCACGACAATTGGATTCAGGAGGTCATCCATTCGCCGAGCGGGCGCTATCTCGCCTCCGGCGACTGGGGCGGCCGCGTTGTCGTGCGCGATCTCGACGGCGGCGGCGAGGGCGCGTTCGAGGTAGGATCGGACGTGTATTCCATCTCGTTTTCGCCGGACGAGTCGCGCGTCGCGGTCTCTGACGGCGAGGGGCTCGTGCACGTTTTCGATCTCGCGCGCAACACGAAGGTCGCCGAATTTCCCGGAAACGAAGGCGGCACCCTCTATCTTGCGTACGCGCCCGGCGGCCGCCATCTCGCGACGGGTGGCGAGGACGCGATGGTGCGCCTGTTCGATCCGGAAACGCTTCGGCCGAACGGCACGCCGCTCGAACACGGCAACGACGTCACGTCCCTGTCGTTCGACGCGACGGGCGAGCGCCTGTTGTCCTGCGGGGATGACGGCTTCGTGCGCTATTGGAATGTGCGCGAGGGCCGCGAGATTCGCGCGTGGGCCGCCGACCCGTCGTGGGTCAGCTTCTGCACGCTCATCCCGAACTCGCCGTCGTTCGCCGCCGCGGGCTCCGACGGCCGTGTGCGGCTGGGGCGCACCGATCGCGACGACGCGCCGCGTGCGATCGATGCCGGCGGAGGCTGGCTGCAGTGCGTTCGCCCGCGCCGCGACGGCGGCGCTATCGCGGCTACCGATCATCGGGGCGGAATCTGGATCTACGATCTGAGAGGCGAGACCGTCGTGCGCGTCATCGACGTCAAACCGCTTTTGAAGGGCGACTTGTGATCCGTACGTCCGGCTCGTCGCGATTTGTCGCCCGGCACGGGCCGATGCTCGCGCTCGCCGCGTGCGTCGCGTGTTACGCGATCGCGATGTTCAGCACGCCCGGCGGATTCGGCGGTCCGGACGATTATCGCAACCACGATTTTTCCATCGCTGCGACGCACGACGCCCTCGCGCGCGACACGATCCTGCATCATCACGCGCTGCCCGGCCGCAGCCATCTCGTCGGCGGCGGCTACCCCGTCGCGGCGCATCCGTCGGACGGCTCATGGAGCCCGTTGATCCTCACGAGCCTTGTGTTCGGCGAACGGGTCGGGCTGCGTCTGAACATGCTGCTCGCGCTGTTCGTCGGCGGGTGGGGCGTATTCTTGCTCGCGCGCGATCGCCTCGCACTATCGACGCGCGCCGCGGCGTTCACTTCGCTCGCGTTCGCGCTCGCGGGTTGGTATCCGTCGCGTATCGTCGTCGGTTTCTACGAGTCGACGGTTTGGCTCTTATTCCCGATGGCACTCGCGCTCATGCTCGCGCCCGGCGGCGGCGCGCGGCGTATTGCCGTCGCGGCGCTCGTCACGATGACCGCGCTTTTGCAGGGGCTTGGCGGCGGCGCGTTTTTTCTGCTCTGGGTCGCGCTTGCCATCGCGTTCGGCCTCGGCGACACGCGCGCGGCTTCGCGGCGATGGGCGATCATGCGGGTCGGCACGGTCGTTACCGTTGCGGCGCTCCTTGGCGCGGTAAAGTTCGTGCCGATGGCCGATCTGCTGCGTCGCGGGACGATCGAGCGCATACCCGCGCGCATCGTGGCGATGCTGCCCGCCGACGATGCGGAGCGATTCTGGTTTCGCCGAACCGCGACGTTCTACGAGGGTGTGCTAAACCCGGAGGATCCGAACAAGTTTCTCCCTGCGTCGACGGAGGCGTTTCATTATCTCACCGGCCTGACGCCTTACGTTTCGGAATACGCGGGCGACAACGAGGGCGGCGTCCTGCCGCTAACCTCGGAGTTCGGATATCAGGGTATTCCCGTCGCGGTGCTGGTCTTGGCGCTTGCGGGTGCGATCGCTGGCGGTCGCGCGGGCCGGGGCGCGGGGCTTGTACTTTTCATTTTGCTGTGGCTGGCGCTCGGCCGCAACGCGCCGGTCGATATCTACCGTCCTCTGCACCTTTTGCCCGTGGCCAACGGCATCAATCGGCCGCTGCAGTATCTCGGCTTTTTCGTCACGCTGCAGGCGGTGCTCGCCGCGGGCATCGGGTTTTCCGCGATCGAAAGGCGCCTTGCCGACCGGCCGCGCGCGCAAATCGTTGCGCTCGTGCTGGCCGTCGCGGCGCTTTTGCCCACGGCCATC
This DNA window, taken from bacterium, encodes the following:
- a CDS encoding YncE family protein — protein: MALTVAVAASAALLAASAWIPWLRPRVFFIPKAFYFFMEFLFWFGTTSNTQNTVLAIAVVAACVALGRRRRRGEGGVAEKAFWILAAFLALIAQAYIVAFAALAWLPLFAGYLAVAAWVFRFVARAPHRLGAPGGEPEAPALSRHRANFADIPTTHVLLFVGAQLFLAMVTGRFGVPIVQAVSEIAARGSADAPAVYRLAALFVLAVPALPLWRSIRGERGRAPVRARAAVVAAACVVVMTLAVPAAWAMPFAGAAIVAVVAAGLARAGFAPIDWLSFDPRRAFAALLPLSLVAFVAFGVHYAARMWDCADRAAPGLGVVRLTRDAGAFDFATTADGDTLIAALRESRRVIAVPTGGGTARTILDTRPFTKGTGAIFSGVEPETILRVGDDRFLLLLAVSDNHDDNDLLVLRADGTSEGLVERLSGTGISEMVRGPGTRVYVSMEFDNGVFVLSADDLTLLDTIRWPQPGGEATGWLAGEGILSCGVEPNKILVDDSGETIYSLGLWCDPMLRALDVENRRESARVFVGTRSWDMAMDGVRRRIYVPKFISGRMLVVDTNRMEIAEEWPVGFGIRPVAVDPSRGRVYTASMYSGEVFGIDAETGERVFRRRIGGHIKGLHLDEATGALYTGCDCGVFRIDPHIGDTGS
- a CDS encoding WD40 repeat domain-containing protein, which gives rise to MSRGRVAIRLAIALALAAVVAYGMIAAVATFAVGPVNTYDFFFMLGLRLGAISPARTVLPWVVALDWSPDGRFLFASGYFRQILVFDVADGTLARRLGGHDNWIQEVIHSPSGRYLASGDWGGRVVVRDLDGGGEGAFEVGSDVYSISFSPDESRVAVSDGEGLVHVFDLARNTKVAEFPGNEGGTLYLAYAPGGRHLATGGEDAMVRLFDPETLRPNGTPLEHGNDVTSLSFDATGERLLSCGDDGFVRYWNVREGREIRAWAADPSWVSFCTLIPNSPSFAAAGSDGRVRLGRTDRDDAPRAIDAGGGWLQCVRPRRDGGAIAATDHRGGIWIYDLRGETVVRVIDVKPLLKGDL